A window of the Microbulbifer aggregans genome harbors these coding sequences:
- a CDS encoding TrkH family potassium uptake protein produces the protein MRIAVIARIFGILLTVFSLTLLPPIGVSLWYHDGTHTAFSAAFIITLVTGLFMWLPVHDLRQDLRTRDGFVVTSLFWLVLGSFGSLPLIISPQPDLSITDSIFEGISGLTTTGATVITGLDNLPPAILYYRQQLQWFGGIGVIVIALAILPMLGIGGMQLYKAETPGPVKDTKLTPRIAETARALFVIYIILTVLCGLGYWWAGMTVFDAVGHAFSTVANGGFSTHDASMGFYANNHAIMAICIVFMFTAAINFGLHFFAFRNRTLSHYWKDSEFRFWVTLTFFAAVLISFYLWSQGIFGAGSSLLHGVFQVVSIGTTAGFASENFSAWPAFLPYVLLMLGILGACAGSTCGGIKAVRGMLIMKSGMRELNRLVHANAVVPIKVNKKIVPERVTDAVWGFFAVYILSFFVLTIIVMATGENFVTSFSTVASCLSNIGPALGDAAAHYGEVNEVAKWFLILAMLMGRLEIFTLLVLLTPAFWRH, from the coding sequence ATGCGAATAGCAGTAATTGCGCGAATTTTCGGAATACTCCTGACAGTGTTCAGCCTGACACTGCTGCCGCCCATCGGTGTATCCCTCTGGTATCACGACGGTACCCACACGGCTTTTTCCGCTGCTTTCATCATTACCCTGGTGACCGGTCTTTTCATGTGGCTGCCGGTGCACGACCTGCGTCAGGACCTGCGTACCCGTGACGGTTTCGTGGTGACATCACTGTTCTGGCTGGTTCTCGGCAGTTTCGGTTCGCTGCCACTCATTATCAGTCCGCAGCCGGACCTGAGTATTACCGACTCTATTTTCGAGGGTATCTCAGGGCTGACCACTACCGGCGCGACGGTGATTACCGGGCTCGACAACCTGCCGCCGGCCATCCTCTATTACCGGCAACAATTACAGTGGTTTGGCGGCATCGGGGTGATCGTGATCGCACTGGCAATCCTGCCGATGCTCGGCATTGGTGGTATGCAGCTCTATAAAGCAGAAACACCAGGGCCGGTGAAAGACACCAAGCTCACCCCGCGCATTGCGGAAACGGCACGGGCGTTGTTTGTGATTTATATCATTCTCACCGTATTGTGCGGACTCGGTTACTGGTGGGCCGGTATGACGGTCTTCGATGCGGTAGGGCACGCATTTTCCACGGTTGCCAATGGGGGCTTCTCAACCCACGATGCAAGTATGGGCTTCTATGCCAACAACCATGCAATCATGGCCATCTGTATCGTGTTTATGTTTACTGCGGCCATCAACTTTGGCCTGCACTTTTTTGCCTTTCGCAATCGCACCCTGTCCCATTACTGGAAAGACTCCGAATTTCGTTTCTGGGTAACGCTGACTTTTTTTGCGGCGGTGCTGATCAGCTTCTACCTGTGGAGCCAGGGAATTTTTGGTGCAGGCAGCAGTTTATTGCACGGTGTTTTCCAGGTCGTATCCATCGGCACCACGGCCGGTTTCGCCTCCGAAAACTTCTCGGCCTGGCCCGCTTTTCTTCCGTACGTTTTGCTGATGCTGGGCATTCTCGGTGCCTGTGCCGGTTCCACCTGTGGCGGCATCAAGGCGGTGCGCGGGATGCTGATCATGAAGTCCGGCATGCGGGAGCTGAACCGGCTGGTACATGCCAATGCGGTGGTACCGATCAAGGTAAACAAAAAGATTGTGCCCGAACGGGTAACGGATGCGGTGTGGGGATTTTTCGCCGTTTATATTCTGTCGTTTTTCGTGCTCACGATTATCGTCATGGCGACCGGTGAAAATTTTGTTACTTCGTTTTCCACCGTCGCTTCCTGCCTGAGCAATATCGGCCCGGCGCTGGGGGATGCGGCGGCCCACTATGGCGAAGTAAATGAGGTCGCCAAGTGGTTTTTGATTCTGGCCATGCTGATGGGTCGCCTGGAGATTTTCACATTATTGGTGCTGCTAACTCCGGCCTTCTGGCGACACTGA
- the def gene encoding peptide deformylase, producing the protein MAKLEILEFPDPRLREVAKPVDKVNDELRSLVDDMFETMYDAPGVGLAATQINVHKRIVVIDVSEDQSEPLVFINPEIEVLDEEHHQYDEGCLSVPGFYETVERPRRVRVKALDREGEPFAMEAEGLLAVCIQHELDHLNGKLFVDYISPLKRNRIRSKLEKAHRQRA; encoded by the coding sequence ATGGCCAAGCTTGAGATCCTCGAATTCCCCGATCCGCGCCTCCGCGAGGTCGCCAAGCCCGTCGACAAGGTGAACGACGAGCTGCGATCCCTGGTGGACGACATGTTTGAGACCATGTACGACGCGCCAGGGGTGGGCCTCGCCGCCACGCAGATCAATGTACACAAGCGCATCGTTGTTATCGACGTTTCCGAAGACCAGAGTGAACCGCTCGTCTTCATCAATCCGGAAATCGAAGTGCTCGACGAGGAGCACCACCAGTACGATGAGGGTTGCCTGTCCGTGCCCGGTTTTTATGAAACCGTGGAGCGGCCGCGCCGCGTGCGCGTCAAGGCGCTCGACCGTGAAGGTGAGCCGTTTGCGATGGAGGCGGAAGGCCTGCTCGCCGTGTGTATCCAGCACGAACTCGACCACCTCAATGGCAAACTGTTCGTGGACTACATTTCCCCGCTGAAGCGCAACCGCATCCGCTCCAAGCTGGAAAAAGCCCATCGCCAGCGCGCTTGA
- a CDS encoding LysM peptidoglycan-binding domain-containing protein: MRKIILVATLLLAAIGLHAQDDVRLNPDHPDVYVVQRGDTLWDISGRFLTQPWFWPEIWQVNPQVENPHLIYPGDRLRLIYVAGQPQLQLERGPQAYKLSPVADASRLTPQVRREAIDDAIPALPLDAINAFLSRTRIVAPNAFEGTPYVISGADQRILMGAGEKLYARGDFRTPLASYGIYRPGEVYTDPYTGEVLGMKALDVGSVDLYQLDPDNRQDFAIATMHITRTSREIRLEDRLLPAEERAIEAFFQPSAPSVAVDGLIMGVEEGVTQIGKFDVVAINRGFREGIASGNVLAIYKRGATVRDRIERDEVKLPDERAGIMMVFRTFEKMSLALVLEADRPLEVMDLVRNP; this comes from the coding sequence ATGAGAAAAATTATTCTGGTCGCCACACTCCTCCTGGCGGCCATTGGCCTTCACGCGCAGGACGACGTTCGCCTCAATCCCGACCACCCCGATGTCTATGTCGTCCAGAGGGGCGACACCCTCTGGGACATCTCCGGGCGCTTCCTTACTCAACCCTGGTTCTGGCCCGAGATCTGGCAGGTAAACCCCCAGGTGGAAAACCCGCACCTGATTTACCCGGGTGACCGCCTGCGCCTGATCTATGTAGCAGGGCAGCCGCAGCTGCAGCTGGAGCGCGGGCCGCAGGCTTACAAGCTCTCCCCGGTTGCGGACGCCAGCCGCCTGACCCCGCAGGTGCGTCGCGAGGCCATCGATGACGCTATCCCGGCGCTGCCGTTGGACGCGATCAACGCTTTCCTGTCCCGTACCCGCATCGTTGCGCCGAACGCCTTCGAGGGTACGCCCTACGTGATCTCCGGTGCCGATCAGCGCATTCTGATGGGGGCCGGAGAGAAGCTGTACGCCCGCGGCGACTTCCGCACTCCGCTGGCTTCCTACGGGATCTACCGTCCCGGCGAAGTCTATACCGACCCCTACACCGGTGAAGTGCTCGGCATGAAGGCTCTGGATGTGGGCTCCGTGGATCTATACCAACTGGATCCGGATAACCGCCAGGACTTCGCCATCGCCACTATGCACATCACCCGCACTTCTCGTGAGATCCGTCTGGAAGACCGACTGTTGCCTGCTGAAGAGCGTGCCATTGAGGCGTTCTTCCAGCCCAGCGCGCCGTCGGTTGCCGTTGATGGATTGATCATGGGTGTCGAAGAAGGCGTGACGCAGATCGGCAAGTTTGATGTGGTGGCCATCAATCGTGGCTTCCGCGAGGGCATCGCATCGGGCAATGTGCTCGCCATCTACAAGCGCGGTGCTACCGTGCGCGATCGTATCGAGCGCGACGAGGTCAAGCTGCCGGACGAGCGCGCGGGCATCATGATGGTATTCCGTACTTTTGAAAAAATGAGCCTGGCGCTGGTACTGGAAGCGGATCGCCCGCTGGAAGTCATGGACTTGGTACGTAATCCCTGA
- a CDS encoding NupC/NupG family nucleoside CNT transporter, with translation MWQGLLGILVFTAIPILVSENRRAISPRMILACLLLQFATAWIMLKVTWVQTALLSLNSAVKTLEQAALAGSSYMFGYLGGGDLPFVADGPGTPFIIAFQVLPIVLVMSALSAILFYWGVLQKVIGGLGFLLQKALRLDGLQTFSVASSVFFGIVEAPLLVRPYFQSMSRSTLFLLITAAMSTVAGTVMVLYASQLENIVANPAGHILVASLISMPAAVLFAQLWIPPADRLEHHVPTVQSEAQSTLDALVRGTEDGVKLLLNIIGMIVVLFALIYLVNALLGAIFGEGISLEYLASILFHPVVWLMGVDSADIPLAAELMSIKLIFNEFVAYQKMAELGPEAMSPHSNLILVYAICGFANFASLGLVVGTISTIVPGRTAEVAYLATRALFAGLLATCMTGTVVGLLQGF, from the coding sequence ATGTGGCAAGGCCTTCTGGGGATTCTGGTTTTCACCGCCATCCCGATTCTCGTGAGTGAAAACCGCAGAGCCATTTCACCGCGGATGATCCTCGCCTGTCTGTTACTGCAATTTGCTACCGCCTGGATCATGCTGAAAGTTACCTGGGTGCAGACTGCCCTGCTCAGCCTCAACAGCGCAGTGAAGACCCTCGAACAGGCGGCACTGGCGGGGAGCAGCTATATGTTCGGCTATCTCGGCGGGGGAGATCTGCCCTTCGTCGCGGACGGTCCCGGCACACCCTTTATCATTGCCTTCCAGGTACTGCCCATTGTACTGGTGATGAGTGCCTTGTCGGCCATCCTGTTCTATTGGGGAGTATTGCAGAAGGTGATCGGCGGCCTGGGTTTTCTACTGCAGAAAGCCCTGCGCCTCGACGGCCTGCAGACCTTCAGCGTCGCCTCCAGTGTTTTTTTCGGCATCGTCGAGGCGCCATTGCTGGTGCGCCCGTATTTCCAGTCCATGTCCCGCTCGACGCTATTTCTGCTGATTACCGCCGCCATGTCCACGGTAGCGGGGACGGTAATGGTGCTGTACGCCAGCCAGCTTGAGAATATCGTCGCCAACCCGGCCGGCCACATTCTGGTGGCATCGCTGATCAGCATGCCTGCTGCGGTGCTCTTCGCCCAGCTGTGGATACCGCCGGCGGATCGGCTGGAGCATCACGTGCCGACGGTGCAGAGCGAGGCGCAGAGCACCCTCGATGCGCTGGTGCGCGGCACCGAAGACGGGGTGAAGCTGCTGCTCAACATTATCGGCATGATCGTGGTGCTATTTGCGCTGATCTACCTGGTCAACGCACTGTTGGGAGCAATTTTCGGGGAGGGCATCAGCCTGGAGTATCTGGCATCGATCCTGTTCCACCCGGTGGTCTGGCTGATGGGTGTCGATAGCGCGGATATCCCGCTGGCGGCCGAACTGATGAGTATCAAGCTGATCTTTAACGAGTTTGTGGCCTACCAGAAGATGGCGGAGTTGGGGCCCGAGGCCATGTCGCCACACAGTAACCTGATCCTCGTCTATGCGATCTGCGGCTTCGCCAACTTCGCCAGTCTCGGCCTGGTGGTGGGCACCATTTCCACCATCGTGCCGGGGCGCACGGCGGAGGTGGCCTACCTGGCCACCCGCGCACTGTTTGCCGGCCTGCTGGCGACCTGCATGACGGGAACGGTAGTGGGCCTGTTGCAGGGATTTTGA
- the trkA gene encoding Trk system potassium transporter TrkA, which yields MKIVILGAGQVGGSLAESLASERNDIVLIDSDEKTLRELRDRIDIGVVVGHASHPDILLEAGIEDADILVAVTNNDETNMAACQIAHSLFRVPTKIARVRAASYLQYPQLFDPGAIPIDVLISPEQLVSEYIARLMENPGALQVLDFADGRVQLVAVRAVQGGPLVGHQLRYLRQHMPKVDTRVAAIYRRNSPIIPQGDTVIEAGDEVFFIAARADIRAVMSELRRLEQGYKRVTIAGGGNIGLRLAHKLENRYSVKIIEQSHERCIFLSEELSNSIILHGSASDQDLLLEENIEDTDVFLALTNDDEANIMSSLLAKRLGARKVMTLINNRAYVDLVQGGEIDIAISPQQNTIGSLLTHVRRGDMVNVHSLRRGAAEAIEVIAHGDQRTSKVVGRKIEDIDLPEGAAIGAIVRETDQGSEVLIAHDDVVVQTDDHVIVFLVDRRHTRHVEQLFQVGFSFF from the coding sequence ATGAAAATTGTCATTCTCGGCGCGGGCCAGGTGGGCGGTTCCCTGGCGGAGAGCCTCGCCTCCGAGCGCAACGACATTGTCCTTATCGACAGCGACGAAAAAACGCTGCGCGAATTGCGCGATCGCATCGATATCGGCGTGGTCGTCGGCCATGCATCCCATCCGGATATCCTGCTGGAGGCGGGTATCGAGGATGCGGACATTCTCGTCGCTGTCACCAATAACGACGAAACCAATATGGCCGCCTGCCAGATCGCGCACTCCCTGTTCCGGGTGCCCACCAAGATCGCCCGGGTGCGCGCCGCCTCTTACCTTCAATACCCGCAGCTGTTCGATCCCGGTGCCATTCCCATCGATGTTCTGATCAGCCCTGAGCAACTGGTATCGGAATATATCGCCCGCCTGATGGAAAACCCGGGCGCCCTGCAGGTACTGGATTTTGCCGACGGCCGCGTACAGCTGGTTGCCGTCCGTGCCGTACAGGGCGGCCCGCTGGTCGGCCACCAGCTGCGCTACCTGCGCCAGCATATGCCCAAGGTGGATACCCGGGTGGCCGCCATCTACCGTCGCAACAGCCCCATCATTCCCCAGGGGGATACGGTCATCGAGGCCGGTGATGAGGTGTTTTTCATTGCCGCCCGCGCCGATATTCGTGCGGTGATGAGTGAACTGCGTCGCCTCGAGCAGGGGTACAAGCGCGTCACCATTGCCGGCGGCGGCAATATCGGCCTGCGCCTGGCCCACAAGCTGGAAAACCGCTATTCGGTCAAGATTATCGAGCAGAGCCATGAGCGCTGCATTTTCCTGTCCGAGGAATTATCCAACTCGATCATCCTGCACGGCAGCGCCTCGGATCAGGATCTGCTGCTCGAGGAAAATATTGAAGATACCGATGTCTTCCTCGCCCTGACTAACGACGACGAAGCCAACATCATGTCGTCACTGCTGGCCAAGCGCCTCGGTGCCCGTAAGGTGATGACACTGATCAACAACCGCGCCTACGTGGACCTGGTGCAGGGGGGAGAAATCGACATTGCCATCTCGCCGCAGCAGAACACCATCGGCAGCCTGCTCACCCACGTGCGCCGGGGCGATATGGTAAACGTGCATTCCCTGCGGCGCGGCGCAGCCGAGGCCATTGAAGTGATCGCCCACGGCGATCAGCGCACTTCCAAAGTGGTGGGCCGAAAAATCGAGGATATCGATCTCCCCGAGGGCGCCGCCATCGGCGCTATTGTGCGGGAGACGGATCAAGGCAGTGAGGTGCTCATTGCCCATGACGACGTGGTGGTGCAGACCGATGACCACGTGATCGTCTTCCTGGTAGACCGCCGTCACACCCGCCACGTGGAGCAGCTGTTCCAAGTGGGCTTCAGTTTCTTCTGA
- a CDS encoding CDP-alcohol phosphatidyltransferase family protein, which yields MTEEQAPTIWRHLPNVLSTLRILLIPVIIWLSLAEQAEAALVAFIIGALTDFFDGRLARRFHWHSHVGALLDPVADKLFVLCLMPLVWHLSSVLTLFVWLVVIRYALQLSVFPVLMGWLKRPFKVAPKLIPKVATAVAFLVLGLGFAQQVALEWTPHYAPSGNFFGQSIMAMSALGCLLETWVLVTFVPRYFQIIVGTRDTFE from the coding sequence ATGACAGAAGAACAAGCTCCGACAATCTGGCGCCACCTGCCCAATGTGCTCTCAACCCTGCGCATCCTGCTGATCCCGGTGATCATCTGGCTGTCACTAGCCGAGCAGGCTGAAGCGGCCCTGGTGGCTTTTATCATTGGCGCACTGACCGACTTTTTCGACGGCCGGCTGGCGCGGCGCTTTCACTGGCACAGCCATGTTGGCGCGCTGCTGGACCCGGTAGCGGATAAACTGTTTGTGCTCTGCCTGATGCCATTGGTCTGGCACCTGAGTTCTGTACTTACATTGTTTGTGTGGCTGGTCGTAATCCGCTACGCGCTGCAACTCAGTGTATTCCCGGTGCTGATGGGCTGGCTCAAGCGCCCCTTCAAGGTCGCACCAAAGCTCATTCCCAAGGTCGCTACCGCCGTGGCTTTTCTGGTGCTGGGACTGGGTTTCGCCCAGCAGGTGGCGCTGGAGTGGACACCCCATTACGCGCCCAGTGGAAACTTCTTTGGCCAGTCCATCATGGCCATGAGCGCACTGGGGTGCCTGCTGGAAACCTGGGTGCTGGTCACCTTCGTGCCGCGTTATTTCCAGATTATCGTCGGCACCAGAGACACCTTCGAATAA
- the fmt gene encoding methionyl-tRNA formyltransferase yields MAKPLKIIFAGTPDFAAAHLQALLDSEHTVVAAYTQPDRPAGRGKKLLPSPVKALALEHDLPVYQPQSLRDADAQAELRALGADIMVVVAYGLILPQAVLDIPRLGCVNVHASLLPRWRGAAPIQRAIEAGDPESGVAIMQMEAGLDTGPVLVERRCPIGPAETGGSLHDKLAELGGPALLEALEQLAAGTALPQVQDDSQANYAAKISKDEARIDWQRPAVEIERGIRAFNPFPVCWTTLNDGKGEQRLRIYRARLERGCHSEVPGTIIAADEEGILVACGREALRLQQLQLPGKKVLSADELLRGHGQLLAPGCQLGQ; encoded by the coding sequence ATGGCCAAACCACTGAAAATTATTTTCGCCGGCACGCCGGACTTTGCTGCCGCCCACCTGCAGGCACTGCTGGACAGCGAGCACACCGTTGTTGCCGCATACACCCAGCCGGACAGGCCCGCCGGCCGCGGCAAGAAACTGCTGCCCAGCCCGGTGAAGGCGCTGGCCTTGGAGCACGATCTTCCGGTCTACCAGCCCCAGAGCCTGCGCGATGCCGATGCTCAGGCAGAACTCCGGGCGCTCGGCGCCGACATCATGGTGGTGGTCGCCTACGGACTGATACTGCCGCAGGCCGTACTGGATATTCCGCGGCTCGGCTGCGTCAACGTCCACGCCTCACTCTTGCCCCGCTGGCGTGGCGCCGCACCCATCCAGCGGGCCATCGAGGCCGGCGACCCGGAGAGCGGGGTTGCCATCATGCAGATGGAGGCCGGACTGGATACCGGTCCGGTACTGGTGGAGCGACGCTGCCCGATCGGCCCCGCTGAAACCGGTGGCAGCCTGCACGATAAGCTCGCTGAACTGGGCGGCCCCGCCCTGCTCGAGGCACTCGAACAGCTCGCCGCAGGCACAGCATTACCTCAGGTGCAGGACGACAGCCAGGCAAATTACGCAGCCAAGATCAGCAAGGATGAGGCACGGATCGACTGGCAACGTCCGGCTGTTGAAATCGAGCGCGGTATCCGGGCCTTCAACCCCTTCCCGGTCTGCTGGACCACACTGAACGACGGCAAGGGCGAACAGCGTCTGCGTATTTACCGCGCACGACTGGAGCGCGGCTGTCACAGCGAGGTCCCCGGCACGATCATCGCCGCTGATGAAGAGGGCATCCTGGTCGCCTGCGGGCGTGAAGCGCTGCGCCTGCAGCAATTGCAGCTGCCCGGAAAGAAAGTCCTGTCCGCAGATGAACTCCTGCGCGGACACGGACAGCTGCTGGCGCCTGGCTGCCAGCTGGGGCAATGA
- the rsmB gene encoding 16S rRNA (cytosine(967)-C(5))-methyltransferase RsmB — protein sequence MNEKNRIDVRAAAARVLAELLQSRGSLARLLPAAEHTVPERDRSLLRELCYGGARTAPRLQLLADKLLRKPPADIEVRALILLGLYQLEFTRIPDHAAISATVNAARSLGLDRATGVINGVLRNALRNHETLQRKLSGNPQFSSMHPAWLQQAIKSAWGTQAAEIFRANNTNPPMTLRVNQQHQSRDDYLGELQRAEIAATACAISPVGITLEAACPVDSLPGFAEGRVSVQDESAQLAALLLAPVEGERVLDACAAPGGKTSHLLELAADLRVSALDIDEERLDRVADNLARGGFEAELICADAGQTDAWWDGEPFDRILLDAPCSATGVIRRNPDIKLLRRADDIPALAELQGQLLRAQWQLLKPGGTLLYATCSILPAENSEVVARFIADTPDARDNTPELLCGMEWGAAQSAGRQLFPRPEGGDGFYYALLQKS from the coding sequence ATGAATGAAAAGAACCGCATCGACGTCCGTGCCGCCGCCGCTCGCGTGCTGGCGGAACTGCTGCAGTCCCGCGGTTCCCTGGCGAGACTGCTGCCGGCAGCGGAACACACCGTTCCCGAACGGGACCGCTCCCTGTTGCGGGAACTCTGCTATGGCGGCGCCCGCACGGCGCCGCGCCTGCAGCTGCTGGCCGATAAGCTGCTGCGCAAACCACCCGCGGATATCGAGGTGCGCGCCCTGATTCTGCTCGGGCTTTACCAGCTGGAGTTCACCCGTATTCCCGATCACGCAGCGATTTCCGCGACCGTCAATGCGGCTCGCAGCCTGGGACTCGATCGGGCCACCGGCGTGATCAATGGTGTCTTGCGCAATGCGCTGCGCAACCATGAGACCCTGCAACGCAAACTCTCGGGCAATCCGCAGTTCAGCTCCATGCACCCCGCCTGGCTCCAGCAGGCAATCAAGAGCGCCTGGGGAACACAGGCGGCGGAGATTTTTCGCGCCAACAACACCAACCCGCCGATGACACTGCGGGTCAACCAGCAACACCAGAGTCGCGACGACTATCTGGGTGAGCTGCAGCGAGCAGAAATCGCCGCCACCGCCTGCGCGATTTCCCCGGTGGGCATCACCCTGGAGGCCGCCTGCCCGGTTGATTCCCTGCCCGGCTTTGCCGAGGGGCGGGTCAGCGTTCAGGACGAGTCCGCCCAGCTGGCGGCGCTGCTGCTGGCACCAGTAGAGGGCGAGCGGGTGTTGGACGCCTGTGCTGCGCCCGGTGGCAAAACCTCTCATCTGCTGGAGCTGGCTGCGGACCTTCGTGTCAGTGCCCTCGATATCGACGAGGAGCGCCTGGATCGCGTGGCGGATAATCTCGCCCGCGGCGGGTTCGAAGCTGAGCTCATCTGTGCCGATGCCGGCCAGACCGATGCCTGGTGGGACGGCGAGCCCTTCGATCGCATCCTGCTGGATGCCCCCTGCTCCGCCACCGGCGTTATTCGCCGCAATCCGGATATCAAGCTGTTACGGCGCGCCGATGACATCCCCGCGCTGGCAGAATTACAGGGGCAGCTGCTGCGCGCCCAGTGGCAGTTGTTAAAACCCGGTGGCACGCTTCTTTATGCCACCTGCTCGATACTGCCGGCTGAAAACAGCGAAGTGGTGGCGCGCTTCATTGCGGATACCCCGGATGCGCGCGACAATACACCGGAATTGCTGTGTGGCATGGAGTGGGGTGCAGCACAGTCTGCCGGCCGGCAACTGTTCCCCCGGCCAGAGGGCGGGGATGGTTTTTACTATGCCCTGCTACAGAAGTCGTAG